The following are from one region of the Methyloversatilis discipulorum genome:
- a CDS encoding 2Fe-2S iron-sulfur cluster binding domain-containing protein: MGRSYSIVLEGIGREYLCADTQNALRGMEALGGRGIPVGCRQGGCGVCKVEVLSGTYTAGVMSRSAISEEDERRRCVLACRIYPTSDLKLKVVGKMARSVEALKQEAAEKG, encoded by the coding sequence GTGGGGCGTTCGTACAGCATCGTGCTCGAAGGCATCGGCCGCGAGTATCTGTGTGCGGACACGCAGAACGCGCTGCGCGGCATGGAGGCGCTGGGCGGCCGTGGCATCCCGGTCGGCTGCCGCCAGGGCGGCTGCGGCGTGTGCAAGGTGGAAGTGCTGTCCGGCACCTACACCGCTGGCGTCATGAGCCGCAGTGCAATCAGCGAGGAGGACGAGCGCCGCCGGTGCGTGCTTGCCTGCCGCATCTATCCGACCAGTGACCTGAAGCTGAAGGTGGTCGGCAAGATGGCGCGCAGTGTCGAGGCGCTGAAGCAGGAGGCGGCGGAAAAGGGCTGA
- a CDS encoding NADH:ubiquinone reductase (Na(+)-transporting) subunit F, with translation MAYALTIEPLGQTLEVEDDQTVLDACLRAGIWLPHACCHGLCATCKVQVTDGEVDHGEASDFALMDFEREEGKTLACCARLQSDVTIEADIDEEPDARNIPVEDFNGTVTRIEQLTPTIKGLFIRLDRPIDFQAGQYINLDIGAEAGMSRAFSLANAPSNGNEVELNIRIVPGGRGTTWIHESLQAGDRVKLSGPYGRFFVRESAARPLIFMAGGSGLSSPRSMILDLLAKGYAQPITLVYGARNRAELYYHDDFVALAAAHANFSYVPALSDEPAGSDWAGFRGYAHEAALAHFREDFRGHQAYLCGPPVMIDACINALMQGRLFERDIHTEKFFSAADAQQVRSPLFRKI, from the coding sequence ATGGCTTACGCGCTGACCATAGAACCGCTCGGCCAGACGCTTGAGGTCGAGGACGACCAGACGGTACTGGATGCCTGCCTGCGGGCAGGCATCTGGCTGCCGCATGCCTGTTGTCACGGTCTGTGCGCCACCTGCAAGGTGCAGGTGACCGACGGCGAGGTGGACCACGGCGAGGCGTCCGACTTCGCGCTGATGGATTTCGAGCGCGAGGAGGGCAAGACCCTGGCCTGCTGCGCACGGCTGCAGAGCGACGTGACGATAGAGGCGGACATCGACGAGGAGCCGGACGCGCGCAACATTCCGGTCGAGGATTTCAACGGCACGGTGACCCGCATCGAACAGCTCACGCCGACGATCAAGGGGCTGTTCATCCGGCTCGACCGGCCGATCGACTTCCAGGCCGGCCAGTACATCAATCTGGACATCGGCGCCGAAGCCGGCATGAGTCGCGCGTTCTCGCTCGCCAATGCACCGTCGAACGGCAACGAAGTCGAGCTGAACATCCGCATAGTCCCTGGCGGCCGCGGCACCACCTGGATACACGAGTCGCTGCAGGCGGGCGACCGGGTGAAGCTGTCCGGCCCTTACGGCCGCTTCTTCGTGCGCGAGTCGGCCGCCAGGCCGCTCATCTTCATGGCCGGCGGCTCCGGGCTGTCGAGCCCGCGGTCAATGATTCTCGACCTGCTGGCCAAGGGCTACGCGCAGCCGATCACGCTGGTGTACGGCGCGCGCAACCGCGCCGAGCTGTACTACCACGACGACTTCGTCGCACTGGCGGCGGCGCACGCGAACTTCAGTTACGTGCCCGCGCTGTCGGACGAACCGGCGGGCAGCGACTGGGCGGGCTTCCGCGGTTACGCACACGAGGCGGCGCTGGCCCACTTCCGCGAGGACTTCCGTGGCCACCAGGCCTATCTGTGCGGACCGCCGGTCATGATCGACGCCTGCATCAACGCACTGATGCAGGGGCGGCTGTTCGAGCGCGACATCCACACCGAGAAGTTCTTCTCGGCGGCCGACGCGCAGCAGGTACGCAGCCCGCTGTTCAGGAAGATCTGA